The following are encoded in a window of Thermoanaerobacter ethanolicus JW 200 genomic DNA:
- a CDS encoding glycerol-3-phosphate responsive antiterminator: MREKILDAMRDFPIIAAVREAKDLNTALSSNAQVIFLLTGDIMNISEIVQEVKRHDKIVFVHFDLLEGLGKDNKAVEYLAEKIKPHGIISTRNNILIHAKQFDLFCIQRLFILDSQALKTGFASAKQIVPDAIEVMPGIIPSVISEISVDVHQPVIAGGLVKTKEEVINALKSGAIAVSTSEKNLWFIE; this comes from the coding sequence ATGAGAGAAAAGATTCTGGATGCAATGAGAGACTTCCCGATAATAGCTGCAGTGCGAGAGGCAAAAGATTTAAATACGGCTCTTTCTTCAAATGCACAGGTGATATTTTTACTTACTGGTGACATAATGAACATTTCTGAAATAGTTCAAGAGGTCAAAAGACATGATAAAATTGTTTTTGTGCATTTTGATTTGCTTGAAGGTTTAGGAAAGGACAACAAAGCAGTAGAGTATTTGGCTGAAAAAATAAAGCCCCATGGTATAATCTCTACCCGCAATAATATTTTGATACACGCTAAACAATTTGATCTTTTCTGCATCCAGAGACTTTTCATTTTAGATTCCCAGGCATTAAAAACAGGGTTTGCTTCAGCAAAACAAATAGTTCCAGATGCAATAGAAGTAATGCCTGGGATAATTCCCTCAGTGATAAGTGAAATATCAGTAGATGTGCATCAACCAGTCATCGCAGGAGGTTTAGTCAAGACAAAAGAAGAAGTTATAAATGCACTTAAATCTGGAGCTATTGCCGTATCAACGAGTGAAAAAAATCTGTGGTTTATTGAGTGA
- the glpK gene encoding glycerol kinase GlpK — MAKYIMAFDQGTTSSRAIIFDRSGKIIASLNQEFKQIYPKPGWVEHDPMEIWGSQIGVAKGVIEKAGINPEDIAAIGITNQRETTVVWDKNTGKPIYNAIVWQCRRTAPICDELKNKGFDKKIREKTGLVVDAYFSGTKVKWILDNVEGAREKAEKGELLFGNIDTWLIWNLTSGKVHVTDYSNASRTMLFNIHELKWDKEILAELNIPEQMLPEVKPSSYVYGYTDKSIFGVEIPIAGDAGDQQAALFGQACFKPGMAKNTYGTGCFMLMNTGEKAVPSNTGLLTTIAWGIDGKVEYALEGSIFIAGAAIQWLRDELRIIDNSPQSEEYALKVEDTNGVYVVPAFVGLGAPYWDMYARGTIVGLTRGAKREHIIRATLESIAYQTRDVLEAMQEDSGIKLQALKVDGGASANNFLMQFQSDILGVPVDRPQVIETTALGASYLAGLAVGFWNSKEEIEKNWNVDKHFEPAMDNEKREKLYKGWKKAVERAMKWAEE, encoded by the coding sequence ATGGCAAAGTACATTATGGCTTTTGACCAGGGGACAACAAGTTCCCGTGCGATAATTTTTGACCGCAGCGGGAAAATAATAGCTTCACTAAACCAGGAATTTAAGCAAATTTATCCTAAGCCAGGTTGGGTAGAGCATGACCCAATGGAAATCTGGGGTTCACAAATAGGTGTTGCAAAAGGTGTTATAGAAAAAGCGGGTATTAATCCGGAGGATATTGCAGCTATTGGCATTACAAATCAGAGAGAGACAACTGTTGTATGGGATAAAAATACAGGAAAACCTATTTACAATGCAATAGTGTGGCAATGTAGAAGGACAGCTCCTATATGCGATGAACTAAAAAACAAGGGTTTTGACAAGAAAATTAGAGAAAAGACAGGACTTGTAGTAGATGCATATTTTTCAGGAACTAAAGTAAAATGGATTTTGGATAATGTAGAAGGGGCCCGTGAAAAAGCAGAAAAAGGAGAATTGCTTTTTGGAAATATTGATACCTGGCTTATTTGGAATTTGACAAGTGGCAAGGTACACGTAACTGACTATTCTAATGCGTCAAGAACGATGCTTTTTAACATACATGAGCTTAAATGGGATAAAGAGATATTGGCTGAACTTAACATACCAGAGCAAATGCTTCCGGAAGTTAAGCCTTCCAGTTATGTATATGGCTATACTGATAAAAGTATATTTGGAGTAGAGATACCTATTGCAGGAGATGCGGGAGACCAGCAAGCAGCATTGTTTGGTCAAGCCTGTTTTAAACCTGGAATGGCAAAGAACACCTATGGAACAGGTTGCTTTATGCTTATGAATACAGGAGAAAAGGCTGTACCTTCCAATACTGGACTTCTCACTACAATTGCTTGGGGAATTGATGGGAAAGTAGAATATGCTTTAGAGGGTAGTATATTTATAGCAGGTGCTGCGATACAGTGGTTGAGAGACGAACTTAGAATAATTGACAATTCACCGCAAAGTGAAGAATATGCGCTGAAAGTTGAAGACACAAACGGTGTATATGTTGTTCCTGCTTTTGTAGGATTAGGAGCACCTTATTGGGATATGTATGCAAGGGGCACGATTGTAGGACTTACAAGAGGCGCAAAGAGAGAGCATATAATAAGGGCAACACTGGAGTCTATTGCTTATCAAACAAGAGATGTATTAGAGGCTATGCAAGAGGATTCAGGTATTAAATTGCAGGCTTTAAAAGTTGACGGTGGAGCAAGTGCTAATAACTTCTTGATGCAATTCCAATCTGACATTTTAGGTGTTCCAGTTGACAGACCTCAAGTAATTGAAACTACTGCTCTTGGCGCTTCTTATCTTGCAGGATTGGCAGTAGGATTCTGGAACAGCAAAGAAGAAATAGAGAAGAATTGGAATGTTGATAAACATTTTGAACCAGCTATGGATAATGAAAAGAGAGAAAAATTGTATAAAGGTTGGAAAAAGGCTGTAGAAAGGGCTATGAAATGGGCTGAAGAATAA
- a CDS encoding IS1182 family transposase, with translation MLTKKQDARHQIEFVSIDQLVPKDHLLRKIEKVIDFSFIYDLVKDKYSEDHGRPSIDPVVLIKILFIQYLFGIPSIRRTIAEIKTNVAYRWFLGYGLTEEIPHFSTFSQNYIRRFKGTDIFEKIFTKILEEAIRHGLVNAEEVFIDSTHVKASANKKKYTKEIIEQEAKTYQEKLEEEINKDREAHGKKPLKKIKTIKTKEVKVSKTDPDSGMLNKNEKEKCFAYSFHTACDKNGFVLGVKVEAANVHDSVMFEEVLKEVENRVGKPKAIAVDAGYKNPYILKTIFDREIIPAVPYTRPKTKDGFMKKHEFVYDEYYDCYICPQNEILTYVTTNREGYREYKSNPEKCKNCPLREKCTQSKDYTKRIFRHIWEGYVEEAEHLRHTPYCKEVYERRKETIERVFADLKEKHGLRWTTLRGKEKLSMQAMLVFAAMNLKKMALWLWRKGKGPFDISKLYPLFGVLKKILSRYIQPLFSVLRKQGLKFYFVNKLNL, from the coding sequence ATGTTAACAAAGAAACAGGATGCAAGACATCAAATAGAATTTGTAAGCATAGATCAATTAGTACCAAAAGACCACCTTTTAAGAAAGATAGAAAAAGTCATAGACTTTAGCTTCATATACGATTTAGTAAAGGACAAATATTCCGAAGATCACGGCAGACCAAGTATAGATCCAGTAGTATTGATAAAAATACTGTTCATTCAATATCTTTTTGGTATACCGTCGATAAGAAGAACAATAGCAGAAATAAAAACAAACGTTGCATATAGATGGTTTTTAGGGTATGGACTAACAGAAGAAATACCTCATTTTTCAACATTTAGCCAGAACTACATAAGAAGATTCAAAGGGACAGACATATTTGAGAAAATATTTACGAAGATTTTAGAAGAAGCAATAAGGCATGGGTTAGTAAATGCAGAGGAAGTATTCATAGATTCCACTCACGTAAAAGCAAGTGCCAATAAGAAAAAATATACAAAAGAAATAATAGAACAAGAAGCCAAGACTTACCAAGAAAAACTAGAAGAAGAAATAAACAAAGATAGAGAAGCTCATGGAAAAAAGCCATTAAAGAAAATCAAGACGATAAAGACGAAAGAAGTAAAAGTAAGCAAAACAGACCCAGATAGTGGAATGTTAAACAAAAATGAAAAAGAAAAATGTTTTGCATATTCCTTTCACACAGCCTGCGATAAAAACGGATTTGTATTAGGAGTAAAAGTTGAAGCAGCGAATGTACACGACAGCGTAATGTTTGAAGAAGTACTAAAAGAAGTTGAAAATAGGGTAGGAAAACCGAAAGCAATAGCAGTAGATGCAGGATACAAAAATCCGTACATATTAAAGACAATATTTGATAGAGAAATAATACCAGCAGTGCCATACACAAGACCAAAAACAAAAGACGGTTTTATGAAGAAACATGAGTTTGTGTATGATGAATATTATGACTGTTACATATGCCCGCAGAATGAAATACTAACATATGTTACAACCAATAGAGAAGGATATAGAGAATACAAATCAAACCCAGAAAAATGTAAAAACTGTCCTTTAAGAGAAAAGTGTACCCAAAGTAAAGACTACACAAAGAGGATATTCAGGCACATATGGGAAGGATATGTAGAAGAAGCAGAACACCTAAGGCATACACCTTACTGTAAAGAAGTATATGAGAGAAGGAAAGAGACAATAGAGAGAGTGTTTGCAGATTTAAAGGAGAAGCATGGTTTGCGATGGACAACATTAAGAGGGAAAGAAAAATTGTCCATGCAAGCGATGCTTGTTTTTGCTGCCATGAATTTAAAGAAAATGGCCTTATGGTTATGGAGGAAGGGCAAAGGGCCCTTTGACATTTCAAAACTTTATCCATTATTTGGAGTTTTAAAGAAAATTTTATCCAGATATATACAGCCCCTGTTTTCGGTACTAAGAAAACAGGGGCTAAAATTTTACTTTGTCAACAAACTGAACCTTTGA
- a CDS encoding NAD(P)/FAD-dependent oxidoreductase, whose amino-acid sequence MKEMYDVLVIGAGVVGCSIARELSKYKLKILVVEKGEDVASEGASKANSAILHAGYDPVPGTLKAMLNVRGNEMYDELCKDLDVPIKRTGSLVVAFSEEEVKELYELFDRGIKNGVKGLSLITKDMVKEIEPHINDTVVAALYAKTAGIICPYGYTIAVAENAAQNGAEFVFNSEVIDIKKNGDFFIVKTHKEEFYSKYVVNAAGLYSDVINNMVGAKPFSVHPRKGEYLILDKDQGYLARTVIFQVPTKMGKGILVSPTVDGNLLIGPTSEDIQDKEFKATTREGLNKAITVAKRSVDKFDVRKTITQFTGLRATPDTEDKDFIIGESDVKGFINAAGIESPGFTAAPAIAEMIRDILKDAGLQLIEKVDFNPKRKPVIRFTELSDEERNKLIKENPAYGRIICRCETVTEGEIIDAIRRPVGAKSLDGVKRRVRAGMGRCQGSFCGPRVVEILARELNISPLKVTKHGRNSNILTAETKKFLLEKASEVLKKEVYENA is encoded by the coding sequence ATGAAAGAAATGTACGATGTTTTAGTAATAGGTGCTGGAGTGGTTGGATGTTCAATTGCGAGAGAACTTTCAAAATACAAATTAAAAATATTAGTTGTAGAAAAAGGTGAAGATGTGGCTTCGGAAGGAGCTTCTAAAGCTAATAGTGCAATACTACATGCGGGTTATGACCCTGTACCTGGTACTTTAAAAGCTATGCTGAATGTCAGAGGAAATGAAATGTACGATGAGTTGTGTAAAGATTTGGATGTTCCAATAAAGAGAACAGGTTCTTTAGTTGTGGCTTTTTCTGAAGAAGAGGTAAAAGAGCTCTATGAATTGTTTGATAGAGGAATAAAAAATGGTGTCAAAGGGTTGTCTCTCATTACAAAAGATATGGTCAAAGAGATAGAACCACACATAAATGACACTGTAGTTGCTGCTTTGTATGCCAAAACAGCAGGAATAATATGTCCTTATGGATATACTATTGCAGTGGCAGAAAATGCTGCACAAAATGGAGCAGAATTTGTTTTTAATTCAGAAGTAATTGATATCAAAAAAAATGGGGACTTCTTTATAGTAAAAACTCACAAAGAAGAATTTTACAGTAAATATGTTGTCAATGCTGCAGGACTTTATTCAGATGTCATAAATAACATGGTAGGGGCGAAGCCATTTTCTGTGCATCCTAGAAAAGGAGAATATTTGATATTAGATAAAGACCAAGGATATCTTGCAAGGACAGTAATATTCCAGGTTCCAACTAAAATGGGTAAAGGAATACTAGTTTCTCCTACAGTTGATGGAAATCTATTGATAGGACCTACTTCAGAAGACATACAAGATAAAGAATTTAAAGCAACTACCAGAGAAGGGCTCAATAAAGCAATTACAGTTGCAAAAAGAAGTGTGGATAAATTTGATGTCAGAAAGACTATCACTCAGTTTACAGGACTTAGAGCGACTCCTGATACAGAAGACAAAGACTTTATAATTGGAGAATCTGATGTGAAAGGATTTATAAATGCTGCTGGAATAGAATCTCCTGGTTTTACTGCAGCTCCTGCTATCGCTGAAATGATAAGGGATATACTTAAAGATGCTGGACTTCAGTTGATTGAAAAAGTAGATTTTAACCCAAAAAGAAAACCAGTCATAAGATTTACTGAACTTTCAGACGAGGAAAGAAACAAGCTTATAAAAGAAAATCCTGCTTATGGAAGAATAATATGCAGATGTGAGACAGTGACGGAAGGAGAGATAATAGATGCGATAAGAAGACCTGTAGGTGCAAAATCTTTAGATGGTGTTAAAAGGCGTGTAAGAGCTGGAATGGGAAGATGCCAGGGAAGTTTTTGTGGGCCGAGAGTTGTTGAAATATTAGCAAGAGAACTTAATATTTCTCCTCTTAAGGTTACAAAGCATGGAAGAAATTCGAATATACTAACTGCAGAGACAAAAAAATTTTTATTAGAAAAAGCATCGGAGGTTTTAAAGAAAGAGGTGTATGAGAATGCTTAA
- a CDS encoding NAD(P)/FAD-dependent oxidoreductase yields MLNYDIVIIGGGPAGLGAAVEAYEKGVKNIVIIERDKYLGGILEQCIHNGFGLQEFKEELTGPEYAQRFIDKVEEYGINVMLETMVLEITPDRIVKAVNSKEGVFTIKAGAIILAMGCRERPRGAIMIPGTRPAGILTAGTAQRYVNMEGYLPGKEIVILGSGDVGLIMARRLTLEGAKVKAVVELMPYSSGLTRNIVQCLEDFNIPLLLSHTVIEIHGKDRVEGVTIAKVDENREPIMETAQYISCDTLILSVGLIPENELSQKAGIELDPITGGPIVNEMLETSVPGIFACGNVLQVHDLVDNVTAEARLAANSAIRFIREGEFGKSNIAVKAGNGIRYVVPQKINVDNIEKRIKFRMRPVNVYNNAMLAVKSGDKYLLRQKRQRLTPGEMIDVNLSKDILKNANLEEGIVFLVEEG; encoded by the coding sequence ATGCTTAACTATGATATAGTCATAATAGGTGGCGGCCCTGCAGGCTTGGGTGCTGCTGTAGAAGCCTATGAAAAGGGTGTAAAAAATATAGTCATAATTGAAAGAGATAAATATCTTGGGGGTATTTTAGAGCAGTGCATACACAATGGATTTGGACTTCAGGAATTTAAAGAAGAATTGACAGGACCAGAATATGCACAAAGATTCATTGATAAAGTAGAAGAATATGGTATAAATGTGATGTTGGAGACTATGGTTTTGGAAATAACTCCTGATAGAATTGTAAAAGCTGTTAATTCTAAGGAAGGTGTGTTCACAATAAAAGCTGGAGCTATAATTCTAGCTATGGGATGCAGGGAAAGGCCGAGAGGTGCTATTATGATACCTGGCACTCGCCCAGCAGGTATTCTCACAGCAGGTACTGCTCAGAGGTATGTAAATATGGAAGGATATCTTCCAGGGAAAGAAATAGTGATATTAGGTTCTGGTGATGTTGGGCTTATTATGGCGAGAAGGCTTACATTAGAAGGAGCAAAAGTCAAAGCAGTTGTAGAACTCATGCCTTACTCTAGTGGACTTACAAGAAACATCGTTCAGTGTTTAGAGGACTTTAATATTCCTCTTCTTTTAAGTCACACTGTCATTGAAATTCACGGCAAAGACAGGGTAGAAGGAGTTACAATTGCCAAAGTTGATGAAAATAGAGAGCCAATTATGGAGACTGCACAGTATATAAGTTGTGATACGTTAATACTTTCTGTTGGCTTGATTCCTGAAAATGAGCTCTCTCAAAAGGCCGGTATAGAGCTAGACCCTATAACAGGAGGACCTATTGTAAATGAAATGTTAGAAACAAGTGTTCCTGGAATTTTTGCTTGTGGCAATGTCCTTCAAGTTCACGACTTAGTTGACAATGTTACTGCAGAAGCGAGATTGGCAGCTAATTCAGCAATACGATTTATTCGAGAAGGTGAATTTGGAAAAAGCAATATTGCCGTAAAAGCTGGTAATGGCATACGTTATGTTGTTCCGCAAAAGATAAATGTAGATAACATAGAAAAAAGGATAAAATTCAGAATGAGACCTGTTAACGTTTATAACAATGCTATGTTAGCAGTAAAGTCAGGAGACAAATATTTACTAAGACAAAAAAGGCAGCGCTTAACCCCTGGTGAAATGATTGATGTAAATTTAAGTAAAGACATACTAAAAAATGCAAATCTTGAAGAAGGTATTGTCTTTTTAGTTGAGGAGGGATAA
- a CDS encoding MIP/aquaporin family protein gives MSDLAKYVAEFFGTMILIWLGDGVVANVVLNKSKGQNSGWIVITAGWGFAVMVAVYVVGWISGAHLNPAVTIGLATIGKFSWSLVPGYIIAQVLGAFVGAIIVYLMYMDHYAATEDPTAKLGTFATIPAIRKLGKNFMTEAFGTAMLLIGILGITNGNNQLVGGLGPLLIGLLIWAIGLSLGGPTGYAINPARDFGPRLAHAILPIPGKGDSDWGYGLIVPIFGPIVGGILGAAVYQLIMSIH, from the coding sequence ATGAGTGACCTTGCAAAATATGTTGCTGAATTTTTTGGTACGATGATACTTATATGGTTAGGTGATGGCGTTGTTGCAAACGTTGTCTTAAATAAATCTAAGGGTCAAAACAGTGGTTGGATTGTAATCACAGCAGGATGGGGATTTGCAGTGATGGTGGCTGTTTATGTAGTTGGCTGGATAAGTGGTGCTCACTTAAATCCAGCTGTGACAATTGGCTTAGCAACGATAGGCAAGTTTTCATGGAGTTTGGTGCCAGGCTATATTATAGCGCAAGTTTTAGGAGCTTTTGTGGGAGCTATAATTGTTTATTTGATGTACATGGATCATTATGCAGCAACTGAAGATCCCACAGCTAAGCTTGGTACTTTTGCAACTATTCCAGCTATAAGAAAGTTGGGTAAGAATTTTATGACAGAGGCATTTGGTACTGCTATGCTTTTAATAGGAATACTGGGTATAACAAATGGCAACAATCAATTAGTTGGAGGATTAGGACCGCTTCTAATTGGTTTACTTATTTGGGCAATAGGGTTAAGCTTAGGTGGACCTACAGGTTATGCAATTAATCCAGCAAGAGACTTTGGACCAAGGCTTGCTCATGCTATTCTTCCTATCCCAGGGAAAGGAGATTCTGATTGGGGATATGGCTTGATAGTTCCGATATTTGGGCCAATAGTTGGAGGAATACTTGGAGCGGCAGTTTACCAGCTTATTATGAGTATACACTAA